The Kribbella amoyensis genomic sequence CAGAAAAGCGGCAGATGCGCGGCAGGGCGCCCTGTGAGGCTTGGACGCAAAGCCTCCTCAGGAAAGGGAACGTGATGCGTAAGATCATGGCCGCTATCGCCGTCGCCGCCCTCGGAACGGCGGGCACGGTCGCGGCCGTCGCCACGGCGCCGTCGGCCCAGGCGGCCACCGGTTACAACCGCTGTCCGGCCGGCTACTACTGCATGTTCTCCGGCTACAACGGCACCGGCACCATCGCCTACTTCAAGCTGCAGTCGCCGAACCTGAAGTTGCAGGGCATCGACAACGCCAGCCGCTCGGAGTGGAACCGGTCCGGCAAGCTCGTGACGCTGTATGTCGACTACAACTACAACGACGGCTGGGGCTCGGGCGGTCACGCCTGCAGCGTGTCGGGCGCCAAGGGGAACTACGCCAGCCGCTGGCAGGCGAAGTTCAGCTCGCTGAAGGTCGGCACGTACAGCTGCTGACCGGCCGACTGACGGCGGTGCGCCCCCGGTGGACGGGTCCGGTCCAGCTCATGGTCGGCCTCACTCCGCCGGGGGATCCTCATGTCACCGCCCGAATCTACGCTCGGGAGTGCGGGACCGAGATCCGATCCGCAACGGACCGAAGAGCAAGGAGTCGACGGTGCGAGCCGTGACGCTGCAGGAAACACCCCGGCGCTGGCCGGCCTATGTCATTGCCGTCGGCATCGGACTCTTCTGCGTCGTCGTGCTGGCGATCGCCGGCGGTGAGCAACTGCTGACGGACAAGCCGATGACCAGCGACGGCTTGGTCGCCATCGGAGCGACCGTGCTGAGGATCGGGACCATTGCGCTCGCCCTGGCCGCGGTCACCAAGTGGGACCGCATCCTTCCCGCCCGGCTCATGTCGATGGCGTTGTGGGCCGTCGCGCTCGGACAGCTGGCCTATCCGGCCGCGGAGACGGTCGTCAAGGCGGCGATCCTGCTCGACCTGATGGAGCCGGTGAACAAGGGCATCAGCAACATGTCGGCCGTCGGCTGGTTCAACTTCGGCGCGGCCTGGCTGGTCTGGGGTGTCCCCGGCTGCCTGTTCACCCTGCTCGCCCTCGACCACCGCCGCCGGCACCAGCTCTCCTGGGTCTGGGCTCCCCTCGGCGCCGTCGGTGGCCTGGTCGCCCTCGGGGCCCTGGGCTTCCTGATCAGCTGAGGCCGGAGACCGTCAGCCTTTGACGGCTCCGCCCATGCTGTTCAGGATCCGCTTCTGCAGCAGGAGAAACACCACCACGACCGGGATCAGCGAGAGCACCGTACCGGCGGCAAGACCGCGGACATCGGTGCCGCTGACCCCGCTCAGGTAGGCGATACCGAGCGCGATCGGGAACTTGGACTGACTCGTCAACGTGACCAGCGGCCAGATGAAGCTGTTCCAGACCGAGACGAACCCGAGGATCGCGAGCACCGCCAGGGTCGGGGCGACGATCGGGACCGCGATCCGCCAGAAGATCGCGAACTCGTTCGCCCCGTCCACCCGGGCCGCCTCCACGATCTCGTCCGGGATCTGCGAGAACGCCTGCCGGAGCAGGAAGATGCCGAGCGACGACAGGATCGCGGGCAGGATGACGGAGGCGAACGTGTCGGTCAGTCCGAGCTGGCCCATCACCAGGTACCGCGGGATCAGCATCAGCTCGCCCGGCAGGAACATGATCGACAGGAACAGCAGGAAGAACAGGCCGCGGCCGCGGAACGCGATCCGGGCCAGCGGGTACGCCGTCAGCGCCGACACGACCAGGTACACCGGGACCGTGATGCCGACGTAGATCACCGAGTTCAGCAGGAACCGCGCGTACGGGATCGCGGTCCAGGCCTCCCGGAACCAGTCCAGTACCGGCGGCCGCGGGATCAGGTCCGGCGGGAAGCCGAAGACGTCCTGGGTGGCCGGTTTGACCGCCGAACTGACCAGGATCAGGAACGGGCCGATGAACAACGCGGCGACCGCGATCAGCAGCAGGTAGAACGCGATCCGCCGGACCGTCCGC encodes the following:
- a CDS encoding carbohydrate ABC transporter permease; the encoded protein is MAARRLYRRSPRLDRRTVRRIAFYLLLIAVAALFIGPFLILVSSAVKPATQDVFGFPPDLIPRPPVLDWFREAWTAIPYARFLLNSVIYVGITVPVYLVVSALTAYPLARIAFRGRGLFFLLFLSIMFLPGELMLIPRYLVMGQLGLTDTFASVILPAILSSLGIFLLRQAFSQIPDEIVEAARVDGANEFAIFWRIAVPIVAPTLAVLAILGFVSVWNSFIWPLVTLTSQSKFPIALGIAYLSGVSGTDVRGLAAGTVLSLIPVVVVFLLLQKRILNSMGGAVKG
- a CDS encoding peptidase inhibitor family I36 protein is translated as MRKIMAAIAVAALGTAGTVAAVATAPSAQAATGYNRCPAGYYCMFSGYNGTGTIAYFKLQSPNLKLQGIDNASRSEWNRSGKLVTLYVDYNYNDGWGSGGHACSVSGAKGNYASRWQAKFSSLKVGTYSC